One part of the Thermanaeromonas sp. C210 genome encodes these proteins:
- a CDS encoding prephenate dehydrogenase — MIEQAAIIGLGLMGGSMGMALLKGGVAREVVGYDRQVRAVEMALEVGAISRGADGAAEAVQGAQLVILALPVGSLPAVARQIVPHLQPGAVVTDTGSTKGGLVAILEDIFAARAHYIGGHPMTGSERAGIGAADPYLFENAVYVLTPTPRTNRDALRRLEAVLKALGARILHLSPADHDRIVGAVSHLPHLLAVSLMRVASRLSQEYPELLMFAAGGFRDTTRVAAGNPVMWRDIYLNNSEAVLQVLELWRWEIGVLEDLIRAGEGEGLERALEAARELRAQIPGKQKGLLPALHEIVITVPDKPGIIGFIGQVLGSEGINISDIEILRVREGEGGTIRLGFTDASAAEQALAVLRRHGVTARWRDG, encoded by the coding sequence ATGATCGAACAGGCGGCTATTATCGGCCTGGGGTTAATGGGAGGTTCCATGGGGATGGCCCTCCTTAAAGGCGGGGTGGCCCGGGAAGTCGTGGGTTATGACCGGCAGGTCCGCGCGGTGGAAATGGCCCTGGAGGTCGGGGCCATAAGCCGAGGAGCGGACGGCGCGGCGGAGGCTGTCCAAGGAGCCCAACTGGTGATCCTGGCCCTGCCCGTGGGCTCGCTACCTGCCGTGGCCCGCCAAATAGTTCCCCACTTGCAGCCCGGAGCGGTGGTTACCGATACGGGCAGCACCAAGGGCGGGTTGGTGGCCATTCTGGAGGACATCTTCGCTGCCCGGGCACATTATATCGGCGGACACCCCATGACCGGATCGGAACGGGCCGGCATAGGGGCGGCAGATCCCTATCTCTTCGAGAACGCCGTTTACGTTTTAACCCCCACCCCGAGGACCAATCGGGACGCCCTCCGGCGGTTGGAAGCAGTCCTTAAAGCCCTGGGAGCCAGGATCCTTCACCTTTCCCCCGCGGACCACGACCGGATCGTGGGCGCTGTGAGCCATCTGCCCCATTTGTTGGCGGTATCCCTTATGCGGGTAGCGTCCAGGCTTTCCCAGGAGTATCCAGAGCTGTTAATGTTTGCTGCCGGCGGTTTCCGGGATACCACCCGTGTAGCGGCGGGAAATCCCGTAATGTGGCGAGATATATATTTAAACAATAGCGAGGCCGTTCTTCAAGTGCTGGAATTGTGGCGATGGGAAATAGGGGTGCTGGAAGATTTAATAAGGGCCGGAGAGGGAGAAGGCCTGGAACGGGCGTTGGAGGCCGCCCGGGAACTCCGCGCCCAAATACCCGGGAAGCAGAAGGGCCTGCTACCCGCCCTCCATGAAATTGTGATTACCGTTCCCGACAAACCCGGAATCATTGGCTTTATAGGCCAGGTGCTCGGGAGCGAGGGAATCAACATTAGTGATATTGAAATCTTAAGGGTGAGGGAGGGAGAAGGGGGCACCATACGTCTGGGCTTTACCGATGCGTCCGCCGCCGAGCAAGCCTTAGCCGTTTTGCGCCGACACGGCGTCACCGCCCGCTGGCGGGATGGCTAG
- the aroA gene encoding 3-phosphoshikimate 1-carboxyvinyltransferase codes for MDLRVRPTQALKGEIIPPGDKSISHRAAIFAALADGLSEVTGFLEADDCRSTLRCLEGLGVEVERCGEGTLKIRGQGPEGLREPEDVLDAGNSGTTMRLLMGVLAGQPFYSVLTGDRSLRRRPMARVADPLRQMGAQIWGREGGNLAPLSIKGGGLRPIDYSLPVASAQVKSAILLAGLAAEGETVVREPVPARDHSERLLEFCGVRIKKEDWKISLWGRQRLRPFQIRIPGDFSAAAFFLVAACVHPRAEIVVRNVGLNTTRTGLLTVLTDMGAEIRVYPEGTSAGEPYGVVSARSSNLRGTKIGGPLIPRLIDEIPVLAVAAAVAEGQTVIQDAAELKVKESDRIATLAMELRKMGARIETLPDGMILEGGTLHGAVVDSHGDHRLAMALVVAGLIAEGETVVRGAECMAVSYPGFMSDLEALLK; via the coding sequence TTGGACTTAAGGGTGAGGCCCACACAGGCTTTAAAGGGTGAAATTATTCCGCCGGGGGACAAATCTATTTCCCACCGGGCTGCCATTTTCGCCGCTCTGGCCGACGGACTTTCGGAAGTAACCGGTTTTCTGGAAGCCGACGACTGCCGGAGCACCCTACGCTGCTTGGAAGGCCTGGGGGTTGAAGTAGAGAGGTGCGGTGAGGGCACCCTTAAGATCCGGGGGCAGGGACCGGAGGGTTTAAGGGAACCGGAAGATGTGCTGGATGCCGGGAATTCGGGTACTACCATGCGGCTCCTGATGGGGGTCCTGGCGGGACAACCCTTTTACTCAGTCCTCACAGGGGATAGGTCCTTGCGGCGCAGGCCCATGGCCCGGGTGGCCGACCCCTTGAGGCAAATGGGAGCCCAGATTTGGGGACGGGAGGGGGGCAACCTGGCCCCTTTAAGCATAAAGGGGGGCGGCCTGCGGCCTATAGATTACAGCCTGCCGGTGGCCAGCGCCCAGGTTAAATCGGCCATTTTGCTGGCCGGCCTTGCGGCCGAAGGGGAAACGGTAGTGAGGGAGCCCGTACCTGCCCGGGACCATAGTGAGCGCTTGCTGGAATTCTGCGGAGTGAGAATAAAAAAAGAAGATTGGAAAATTAGCCTTTGGGGAAGGCAGAGGTTACGCCCTTTTCAAATAAGGATTCCGGGAGATTTCTCGGCCGCGGCCTTCTTCTTAGTGGCCGCTTGTGTGCACCCCCGGGCGGAAATAGTGGTGCGCAACGTGGGCCTGAATACCACGCGGACGGGACTGCTCACCGTACTTACCGATATGGGAGCCGAGATCCGGGTTTACCCGGAAGGGACGAGCGCAGGCGAGCCTTATGGGGTGGTAAGCGCCAGGAGCAGTAACCTGCGGGGAACCAAAATCGGGGGCCCCCTTATCCCGCGTTTAATAGACGAGATACCCGTGTTGGCCGTGGCCGCTGCGGTGGCCGAGGGCCAGACGGTGATCCAGGATGCGGCCGAGTTAAAGGTCAAGGAAAGCGACCGCATCGCTACCCTGGCCATGGAACTGCGCAAAATGGGAGCTCGAATAGAAACCTTGCCCGATGGGATGATTTTAGAGGGGGGCACTCTGCACGGGGCGGTGGTGGACAGCCATGGCGACCACCGCTTGGCCATGGCCCTGGTAGTGGCAGGTCTCATCGCCGAGGGCGAAACAGTTGTTCGTGGTGCCGAATGTATGGCCGTTTCCTACCCCGGTTTTATGTCGGATCTGGAGGCTCTGCTAAAGTGA
- the aroF gene encoding 3-deoxy-7-phosphoheptulonate synthase: MIVVMQGGAKEEEIEAVIKRLEEAGFKVHLSRGVVRTLIGAIGDKSRLELQSLEAMPGVEKVVPILKPYKLAGREFKPDDTVVQVGKLRIGGPEIHLIAGPCAVESREQLLETAHAVREAGATMLRGGAFKPRTSPYSFQGLGERGLEILAEAREQTGLAVVTEVTDQAMARDVAEVADVLQIGSRNMQNFALLQAVGKLGKPILLKRGLSSTIEEWLLASEYILAEGNFNVILCERGIRTFETYTRNTLDLSAVAAVKQLSHLPVVADPSHGTGKRALVLPLARAAIAAGADGLLIEVHPNPENALSDGPQSIKPEQFSTLVGEVAEMARVLGRSLARIQE, encoded by the coding sequence ATGATAGTGGTAATGCAGGGCGGAGCCAAGGAAGAAGAGATTGAGGCCGTAATAAAAAGGCTGGAGGAGGCGGGGTTTAAAGTCCACCTTTCCCGCGGGGTAGTACGCACCCTCATCGGTGCCATTGGGGACAAGAGCCGCCTGGAACTGCAGTCCCTGGAGGCCATGCCGGGGGTAGAAAAGGTAGTTCCCATCCTCAAGCCCTATAAACTCGCCGGCCGGGAGTTTAAACCTGATGATACGGTGGTGCAGGTAGGAAAACTTCGTATCGGCGGGCCGGAGATACACCTCATCGCCGGTCCATGCGCCGTGGAAAGCCGGGAACAACTCTTGGAAACGGCTCACGCGGTGCGGGAAGCCGGCGCTACCATGTTGCGGGGTGGCGCCTTCAAGCCCCGTACCTCGCCCTATTCCTTTCAGGGGCTGGGCGAACGCGGATTGGAAATATTGGCTGAAGCCCGGGAGCAGACGGGTTTGGCCGTCGTCACTGAGGTAACGGATCAGGCCATGGCCAGGGATGTGGCGGAGGTAGCCGATGTGTTGCAGATCGGTTCCCGCAACATGCAGAACTTTGCTCTGCTGCAGGCGGTAGGGAAGTTGGGTAAACCCATACTGTTGAAGCGGGGGCTTTCGTCTACCATAGAGGAATGGCTGCTGGCGTCTGAATACATTTTGGCGGAGGGCAATTTTAACGTTATTCTCTGTGAGCGGGGTATACGGACCTTTGAAACCTATACCCGCAACACTCTAGACTTGAGCGCAGTGGCGGCGGTGAAACAACTCTCCCACCTGCCGGTGGTAGCCGATCCCAGCCACGGAACCGGGAAGAGGGCCCTGGTGCTTCCCCTGGCCCGGGCAGCCATCGCCGCCGGAGCCGATGGGTTGTTGATAGAAGTCCATCCCAATCCGGAAAACGCCCTGTCCGATGGGCCGCAGAGCATTAAACCCGAGCAGTTTTCCACCTTGGTGGGTGAGGTGGCCGAAATGGCAAGAGTGCTGGGAAGGAGCCTGGCACGGATACAAGAATGA
- a CDS encoding bifunctional 4-hydroxy-3-methylbut-2-enyl diphosphate reductase/30S ribosomal protein S1, which yields MDVIVADYAGFCSGVARAVKMAERAPKPLASLGPLIHNRQVVEDLAAKGVRPVVSLDEVTERTVLLRSHGVPPQVVEEAGERGLEIIDATCPFVRRAQQLAAELAAAGFEVIIVGEPEHAEVRGLVEWAKGKAVVVPSAAEAAGLPWHPRRAVLAQTTQSRATLEEVVTALRPISGEVVVHNTICDATRRRQEAAVEVARQVDVMIVVGGKDSANTRRLAELCRQTGTPTYHVEQAGEIDLRWFNNARRVGVTAGASTPAWIIEEVVHMLEKEQVQVMEEEKAPEGGEVLELQEEANGQEALASEEPTAEEEMNTDQVEKSLPRLRRGSIVTGTVVQVRDNEVLVDVGAKAEGVIPLNELSYRPFTDPSEVVSVGQEIQVMVLRPENEEGNPLLSKKRADRRAAWDRLETAFASGEEIEGEVTGVVKGGLLVDVGARGFVPASLVERGYVEDLNAYLGKKLRLRVIELDRAKNKLVLSQRAILEEEYEKQRQATWDSLEPGQIRKGIVRRLTNFGAFVDLGGVDGLLHVSELSWGRVEHPQDVLTEGQEIEVKVLGVNREEGKVSLGRKQLLPNPWDTAEEHYPVGSIVEGKVLRFAPFGVFVEVEPGIEGLVHISQLADYHVEKPEEVVRIGQTIPVKVLKVDQEAQRMSLSLRQALREKRRQENPKPAGKRQEEGGGETGVKLGDLFGDLFGTQ from the coding sequence GTGGATGTGATCGTCGCCGACTATGCGGGGTTCTGTTCCGGTGTCGCGCGGGCCGTAAAAATGGCGGAGAGAGCTCCGAAGCCACTCGCTTCCCTGGGGCCCTTAATCCACAACCGGCAGGTGGTAGAAGACCTGGCAGCTAAAGGCGTGCGACCGGTCGTCTCCCTGGACGAAGTAACAGAGCGGACGGTTCTGTTGCGCTCCCACGGGGTACCGCCTCAGGTTGTGGAGGAAGCAGGCGAGCGGGGGCTGGAAATAATTGACGCTACCTGCCCTTTTGTGCGGAGGGCCCAGCAATTGGCTGCGGAGCTTGCTGCTGCTGGTTTTGAAGTAATCATAGTCGGCGAGCCGGAACATGCCGAGGTCAGAGGACTGGTAGAGTGGGCAAAAGGCAAGGCGGTGGTGGTTCCTTCGGCTGCGGAAGCTGCAGGTTTACCCTGGCATCCGCGGCGGGCGGTGCTCGCCCAAACTACCCAGTCGCGGGCCACTTTGGAAGAGGTGGTAACGGCTTTACGCCCTATTTCCGGCGAGGTGGTCGTGCACAATACTATTTGCGATGCCACCCGCCGGCGGCAGGAGGCGGCCGTGGAAGTGGCTCGGCAGGTAGATGTAATGATAGTAGTAGGGGGTAAGGACAGCGCCAACACCCGCCGCCTCGCAGAACTTTGCCGGCAGACAGGGACGCCCACCTACCATGTGGAGCAGGCCGGAGAGATTGACCTCCGGTGGTTTAATAACGCCCGGCGGGTGGGCGTCACCGCTGGAGCATCCACTCCGGCGTGGATTATTGAGGAGGTTGTGCACATGCTGGAAAAAGAGCAGGTCCAAGTTATGGAAGAAGAAAAGGCCCCGGAAGGCGGCGAGGTGCTGGAACTCCAGGAGGAAGCAAACGGGCAGGAAGCCTTGGCCTCTGAGGAGCCGACCGCTGAGGAGGAAATGAATACCGACCAAGTGGAAAAGAGTCTGCCTAGGCTGCGTCGCGGCAGTATCGTTACCGGCACGGTGGTCCAGGTACGGGACAACGAGGTTTTGGTAGACGTAGGGGCTAAGGCGGAGGGGGTAATTCCCTTAAACGAGCTGTCTTACCGTCCCTTTACCGACCCCTCTGAGGTGGTGTCTGTGGGCCAGGAGATCCAGGTTATGGTGTTGCGGCCCGAAAACGAAGAGGGCAACCCCCTGCTCTCGAAAAAACGAGCAGACCGCCGTGCGGCTTGGGACAGGCTGGAGACCGCCTTTGCCAGTGGGGAAGAAATCGAGGGCGAGGTTACCGGAGTGGTGAAGGGCGGGCTCCTGGTGGATGTGGGCGCCCGCGGTTTTGTGCCGGCTTCCTTGGTGGAACGCGGTTATGTGGAGGATTTGAATGCGTATCTGGGCAAAAAGCTGCGCCTGCGGGTGATCGAGCTCGACCGGGCGAAGAATAAATTGGTCTTGTCCCAGAGGGCCATACTGGAAGAGGAATATGAGAAACAGCGCCAGGCCACGTGGGATAGCCTAGAGCCGGGACAGATCAGGAAGGGGATCGTGCGGCGGTTGACTAACTTTGGAGCCTTTGTGGACCTGGGAGGGGTGGACGGCCTGCTCCACGTTTCCGAACTGTCGTGGGGGCGGGTGGAGCACCCCCAGGATGTCCTCACTGAGGGACAGGAGATAGAGGTCAAGGTGCTGGGAGTCAACCGCGAGGAGGGAAAAGTTTCCCTCGGCCGCAAGCAGCTGCTACCCAATCCTTGGGATACTGCCGAAGAACATTATCCGGTGGGCAGTATTGTAGAGGGCAAAGTGTTACGTTTTGCGCCCTTCGGCGTGTTTGTGGAAGTAGAACCGGGCATCGAAGGTCTCGTCCATATCTCCCAGCTGGCCGATTACCATGTGGAGAAGCCCGAAGAAGTGGTAAGGATAGGACAAACCATCCCCGTGAAGGTCCTCAAGGTGGATCAAGAGGCCCAGCGCATGAGCCTCAGCTTGCGGCAGGCCCTGAGGGAAAAGAGGAGGCAGGAGAATCCCAAACCTGCCGGGAAGCGCCAGGAAGAGGGCGGCGGCGAAACAGGTGTAAAACTGGGGGATTTGTTTGGTGACCTCTTCGGAACACAATAG
- the fni gene encoding type 2 isopentenyl-diphosphate Delta-isomerase, with translation MTSSEHNSERFRRKLDHLRLYQEGWGAQSNAFHDVYLVHQALPEFDLKDIDLSIRWLGKTLAAPFIINAMTGGTPASLDINRSLARAAARTGVAMAVGSQHIALEAPEVRETFAIVRRENPGGVILANVSAGASVDEAARAVEMIAADGLQLHLNVVQELLMPEGDRTFHHYRDRIRDVAAGLPVPVIVKEVGNGLSREVALVLYGCGVRRLDVGGGGGTNFAAIESRRAGRDNNAYCKWGLPTALSLMEVATSGLPLEIVATGGIESPLEAAKALALGASLVGVAGHFLKVCLDEGEEGLVAEIERWKKDLRNFCLMCGARNIKELKKKPVIITGRAHEWLLNRGIDPTSFARR, from the coding sequence GTGACCTCTTCGGAACACAATAGCGAGAGATTCCGGCGCAAACTCGATCACCTCCGACTTTACCAGGAAGGTTGGGGCGCGCAGTCCAACGCGTTCCACGATGTTTATCTGGTGCACCAGGCATTGCCGGAATTTGATTTGAAGGATATCGATTTATCCATCCGGTGGCTGGGGAAGACCCTGGCCGCCCCTTTTATTATTAACGCCATGACGGGAGGAACGCCGGCCAGCCTGGACATTAACCGCTCCCTGGCCCGGGCGGCTGCCAGGACGGGCGTGGCCATGGCCGTTGGTTCTCAGCACATTGCCCTGGAGGCTCCTGAGGTCCGGGAAACTTTTGCCATAGTCCGGCGGGAGAACCCGGGCGGGGTTATCCTGGCCAACGTGAGTGCCGGCGCCTCTGTGGACGAGGCGGCGAGGGCCGTCGAAATGATTGCCGCCGACGGGTTGCAGCTCCACCTTAATGTGGTCCAGGAACTTTTAATGCCCGAGGGAGACCGAACCTTTCATCACTACCGGGATCGCATCCGCGACGTGGCAGCAGGCCTTCCGGTGCCGGTGATAGTGAAGGAAGTAGGCAACGGCCTTTCCCGGGAAGTCGCCTTGGTCCTGTACGGCTGTGGGGTGCGACGCCTCGATGTTGGTGGGGGCGGCGGTACTAACTTTGCCGCCATCGAAAGCCGGCGTGCCGGAAGGGATAATAATGCTTATTGTAAGTGGGGCCTGCCCACAGCCTTAAGCTTGATGGAGGTGGCAACCTCAGGCCTTCCCCTGGAAATTGTAGCCACCGGCGGCATAGAGAGTCCGTTGGAGGCGGCTAAGGCCTTGGCCCTGGGTGCAAGCCTGGTGGGGGTGGCGGGACATTTTCTCAAGGTCTGCTTAGATGAAGGCGAGGAAGGATTGGTGGCGGAGATTGAGAGGTGGAAGAAGGACCTCCGAAACTTCTGCCTGATGTGCGGAGCCCGTAACATAAAGGAACTCAAGAAGAAGCCGGTAATCATCACGGGCCGCGCCCATGAGTGGCTGCTAAACAGGGGCATTGATCCTACCTCCTTCGCCCGACGCTAA
- a CDS encoding DUF1614 domain-containing protein has protein sequence MAGYPLGVIVLVVLFLLIYFGLAQRVLDRLYLSDKAALALLAAIIIGSFINLPLSRGRIVSSINVGGGLIPLGLAVYVLYRCGTRKEVGRALLAAAVTAGVIFALNSWLMRGKEPWDFAMNILDPLYYYPLVAGVTAYLVGRSRRAAFVAAILGVLLLDLIDYFMLAASGVRGTVAVGGAGVLDVSLLSGIVAVLLAELIGESRERLQGGPAVEGKPKSLVEGLRLKPVKKALPEERRSDEGE, from the coding sequence ATGGCCGGTTATCCTTTGGGAGTTATCGTCCTGGTCGTCTTATTCCTCTTAATCTATTTTGGCCTGGCCCAGAGGGTGCTGGACCGCCTTTACCTGAGCGATAAGGCTGCCCTGGCCCTGCTGGCCGCCATCATTATAGGCAGTTTTATCAACCTCCCACTTTCCCGGGGAAGGATTGTCAGTTCCATTAACGTAGGTGGTGGTCTGATTCCCCTGGGACTGGCTGTTTACGTGTTGTACCGGTGTGGTACCCGAAAGGAAGTGGGTCGGGCTCTACTGGCGGCGGCCGTCACAGCCGGAGTAATCTTCGCCCTGAACAGCTGGCTGATGCGGGGAAAAGAACCCTGGGATTTTGCCATGAACATTCTTGATCCGTTGTACTACTACCCCCTGGTGGCCGGCGTTACGGCCTATCTAGTGGGCCGGTCACGGCGGGCGGCCTTCGTAGCCGCTATTTTGGGGGTTCTGCTGCTGGATCTTATCGATTACTTCATGTTGGCCGCGTCGGGCGTGAGGGGCACGGTGGCCGTGGGCGGTGCGGGTGTCCTCGATGTGAGCCTGCTGTCCGGTATTGTGGCCGTCCTCTTGGCGGAACTCATAGGAGAAAGTCGAGAGCGCCTGCAGGGGGGACCTGCGGTGGAAGGAAAACCCAAATCTCTTGTCGAGGGTCTGCGTCTGAAACCGGTCAAGAAGGCCTTGCCGGAGGAGAGAAGGAGCGATGAAGGTGAATAA
- the cmk gene encoding (d)CMP kinase, translating to MRDNVAIDGPAGAGKSTVARQVAEKLGYLYIDTGAMYRALTWKALSQGLNLADEEGLSALAASTSLEFKPLASGVTAVFCDGRDVTMEIRSPEVSQKVSRVAAIPGVRRELVKHQRKMAAGGGVVMDGRDIGTYVLPEAPHKFFLTASLEERARRRWRELVNQGQGVTMEQVREEIAERDRRDSQRSVAPLRPAPDAVVIDTTNLSPEEVTTHILCIIRQTS from the coding sequence GTGAGGGACAATGTAGCTATAGATGGGCCCGCTGGAGCGGGTAAAAGTACGGTAGCCCGGCAGGTGGCGGAAAAGCTGGGCTATTTATATATCGATACAGGAGCTATGTACCGCGCCCTCACATGGAAGGCCCTGTCTCAGGGTCTGAACCTGGCCGACGAGGAAGGGTTATCCGCCCTGGCCGCGAGCACTTCCCTTGAGTTTAAACCCCTTGCTTCGGGGGTCACGGCGGTCTTCTGCGACGGGCGCGACGTAACGATGGAGATCCGCAGCCCCGAGGTTTCTCAGAAGGTGTCGCGGGTGGCTGCCATACCCGGCGTACGGCGAGAACTGGTCAAACACCAGCGAAAAATGGCCGCCGGCGGCGGAGTAGTAATGGACGGCAGAGATATCGGTACCTATGTACTGCCGGAGGCTCCCCACAAGTTCTTTTTAACCGCTTCCCTGGAGGAGCGGGCCAGGCGCCGATGGAGAGAACTGGTAAACCAGGGCCAGGGGGTTACCATGGAACAGGTGAGAGAAGAAATCGCGGAGCGTGACCGGCGGGACAGCCAGCGTTCTGTGGCTCCCTTGAGGCCGGCACCGGATGCCGTGGTGATCGACACTACCAACCTGTCACCGGAGGAAGTAACTACACATATTTTATGTATAATTAGGCAAACTTCCTAA
- the pheA gene encoding prephenate dehydratase, producing the protein MKSVAYLGPEGTYSHQAAVAWGSLVGAVTFLPADSLPDVIQAVHRGEGEAGVLPLENSIEGSVNLTLDLLLEEPELRIIGEVVLEVHHCLATRAQQLARIEEVWSHPHALAQCRRFLAENLPGVRVCTVNSTAEAMRVAAGREKGAAIGSPFAAALYRVPVLYRAIEDYPGNKTRFVIIGREAPGGDGPYKTSLVLAVPENRPGGLYEVLRYFAEAGINLTRIESRPTKKELGEYLFFLDCEGHADLQPLSGVLAELKPRTALLKVLGSYPCHREVGRP; encoded by the coding sequence ATGAAATCAGTAGCCTATTTAGGTCCTGAAGGAACCTATTCCCACCAGGCCGCCGTGGCCTGGGGATCCCTGGTAGGGGCCGTTACCTTTCTTCCTGCCGATAGCCTCCCCGACGTCATCCAGGCGGTGCACCGGGGCGAGGGTGAAGCTGGGGTCTTGCCCCTGGAAAACTCCATCGAGGGAAGCGTCAATCTGACCCTCGACCTGCTTTTAGAGGAACCGGAGCTTCGCATCATCGGCGAAGTGGTGCTCGAAGTTCACCACTGCCTGGCCACCCGGGCGCAGCAATTGGCCCGAATAGAAGAAGTGTGGTCCCATCCCCACGCCCTGGCCCAGTGCCGCCGCTTCCTGGCCGAAAATTTGCCCGGGGTTCGCGTGTGTACGGTGAACAGCACGGCAGAGGCCATGCGCGTGGCGGCCGGCCGGGAGAAGGGGGCGGCCATAGGTTCTCCTTTCGCAGCCGCCCTATACCGCGTACCGGTTCTCTACCGGGCAATTGAAGACTACCCTGGTAATAAAACCCGCTTTGTCATAATCGGCCGGGAGGCCCCCGGAGGGGACGGGCCCTACAAGACCTCCCTGGTCCTGGCTGTGCCGGAGAACCGTCCTGGGGGCCTCTACGAAGTGCTGCGCTATTTTGCAGAGGCCGGGATTAATTTAACCCGTATCGAGTCTCGCCCGACCAAGAAAGAGCTGGGCGAGTATCTTTTTTTCCTCGATTGCGAAGGACACGCGGACTTGCAACCCCTGTCCGGCGTGCTGGCGGAACTGAAGCCCCGGACGGCCCTCCTGAAGGTACTGGGTTCCTATCCGTGCCATAGAGAGGTTGGGAGACCATGA
- the trpA gene encoding tryptophan synthase subunit alpha: protein MGKERLAVPFENGRKALIIYVCAGDPSLEVTAELVPALADAGADIIELGVPFSDPVADGPVIQAAGQRALASGTTLARVLDLTAALRAKMKMGTPLVLMSYYNPILRYGLADFGKELAAAGGDGVIVPDLPWEEAGLLQKILEGKGLALIPLVAPTTPEGRLRRIASRAAGFIYCVSLTGVTGAREELPPDLLSYMERVRRVTSLPLALGFGIGSPGQLKHLAPLGDGFVVGSAVVQALAEGGVARAAALVKAMREALDSI, encoded by the coding sequence ATGGGAAAAGAAAGGCTGGCCGTCCCCTTTGAAAACGGCCGCAAGGCTTTAATCATTTATGTGTGCGCCGGGGATCCGTCCCTAGAAGTGACCGCCGAACTCGTACCGGCGCTGGCGGATGCCGGGGCCGACATCATCGAACTGGGAGTTCCCTTTTCTGACCCGGTAGCCGACGGCCCGGTGATTCAGGCTGCCGGCCAGCGGGCTCTGGCGTCCGGCACCACTCTGGCTCGTGTTTTGGATTTGACGGCTGCTCTACGGGCGAAGATGAAGATGGGAACACCGCTGGTTTTAATGAGTTACTATAATCCTATACTGCGCTACGGCCTGGCGGATTTCGGCAAAGAATTGGCGGCGGCCGGGGGGGATGGAGTTATCGTTCCCGACCTTCCATGGGAGGAAGCAGGTCTCCTGCAGAAGATCCTGGAAGGGAAAGGGTTGGCCCTCATCCCCCTGGTAGCACCTACTACCCCTGAAGGGCGGCTGCGGCGGATTGCGTCCAGGGCCGCAGGCTTTATCTATTGTGTTTCCCTTACCGGGGTCACGGGAGCCCGGGAAGAGCTGCCCCCGGACCTGTTGTCCTACATGGAAAGGGTGCGAAGGGTTACTTCTTTGCCCCTGGCCTTGGGCTTCGGCATCGGTAGCCCCGGGCAGCTCAAACATCTGGCACCCTTGGGCGACGGCTTTGTAGTGGGCAGCGCGGTGGTCCAGGCCCTGGCCGAGGGCGGAGTAGCCCGGGCGGCCGCCCTGGTTAAGGCTATGCGCGAGGCTCTGGATTCTATTTAG
- a CDS encoding lysophospholipid acyltransferase family protein has protein sequence MFYRFAKFVCYLFFRYICRWQVRGQELFPREGPAIVVANHRSLWDPVAVGVAVPRQVRFMAKEELFKIPGLGALLRALGAFPVKRGRSDRAALQASLDILRQDQVVGMFPEGTRVRTGELGRFYGGAALLSLKTGAPLVPVALKGTDRIFCRGWFRPFCVAIGRPLFPRHSGRYSPQEVDELTSMAREALAKLLEEL, from the coding sequence TTGTTTTACCGTTTTGCCAAGTTCGTGTGCTACCTCTTTTTTCGTTACATCTGCCGCTGGCAGGTGAGGGGTCAGGAGCTATTTCCCCGAGAGGGGCCGGCCATAGTCGTCGCCAACCACCGCTCTCTGTGGGACCCGGTAGCGGTGGGGGTGGCTGTTCCGCGGCAGGTGCGTTTTATGGCCAAGGAAGAGCTCTTTAAAATACCTGGACTGGGGGCTCTCTTACGGGCTTTAGGGGCCTTTCCCGTCAAACGGGGAAGATCGGATCGGGCGGCCCTCCAGGCCAGCTTGGATATACTGCGTCAAGATCAGGTGGTGGGTATGTTTCCCGAGGGTACGCGGGTCCGGACGGGTGAGCTCGGCCGCTTCTACGGCGGGGCGGCCCTCTTGTCCCTGAAGACCGGTGCTCCCCTGGTTCCGGTGGCCCTCAAGGGTACCGATAGGATCTTTTGCCGGGGGTGGTTCCGCCCTTTTTGCGTTGCCATCGGCAGGCCGCTGTTTCCCCGGCACAGCGGCCGTTACAGCCCTCAGGAGGTGGACGAATTGACCAGTATGGCCAGGGAGGCCCTGGCTAAATTGCTGGAGGAATTATAG